A single window of Eleginops maclovinus isolate JMC-PN-2008 ecotype Puerto Natales chromosome 19, JC_Emac_rtc_rv5, whole genome shotgun sequence DNA harbors:
- the zbtb24 gene encoding LOW QUALITY PROTEIN: zinc finger and BTB domain-containing protein 24 (The sequence of the model RefSeq protein was modified relative to this genomic sequence to represent the inferred CDS: deleted 1 base in 1 codon), with protein sequence MSPAADRSSPLRTLHSDSHQQSILGKLSALRQQDILCDVTLQVQDETFRAHRALLAASSDHFLCLFTAQPQSCYRLQDVSAETLAAVLHFIYSAQVCVQRDTQVCVQEDVTQQLLAAAKLLQVSELITALSEHRRSAEELKEVQPELQEVGVPKVQEVSKRKRGRPRKRDQREGSEAAEVLPDDTESDVLHGDAESESKGDADYNPASVLQSRQSKRKIRPPVKYKSYRVSGEETGSREPGKKGRKRKYPATEARCEDCGKVFKNHLFLKIHQRTHTGEKPFPCLVCGKAFTQKHTLLVHQRMHSGEKPFVCNVCSKSLSTKHALQEHMHLHQGGKPFSCDKCGKSFTQKRQLKSHQRVHTGKSLPECAQCHHKFLDTAQLKKHLRTHTGEKPFTCEICGKCFTAKSTLQTHIRIHREEKPYSCSLCSRSFSDPSARRRHQASHSGRKPFSCSSCNLSFTRLDNLKTHSKAHSKECPQPPSDPPTDTQQQERGVLQQYQLPPSSQQQIQLVVTDDLNFVPGQNQEISIITTEGGGRGGGAAGAAGSPSSRLTLLPPGSVALVEPHHLLEAPGEGVHVITLSKEALDQLQGHHGPPLTQPISISQTSEQIPPHHIQGQTFQIQAGTLSYLYPTNS encoded by the exons ATGTCTCCGGCAGCGGACCGGTCCTCCCCCCTCAGGACCCTGCACTCAGACTCCCACCAGCAAAGCATCCTGGGTAAACTGAGTGCCCTGAGGCAGCAGGACATCCTGTGTGACGTCACTCTGCAGGTCCAGGACGAGACGTTCAGGGCCCACCGAGCGCTGCTGGCGGCGAGCAGCGaccacttcctgtgtctgttCACCGCGCAGCCTCAGAGCTGCTATCGGCTGCAGGACGTTTCTGCAGAGACGCTCGCCGCCGTGCTCCACTTCATCTACAGCgcccaggtgtgtgtgcagcgggacacccaggtgtgtgtgcaggaagaTGTCACGCAGCAGCTGCTTGCCGCTGCTAAACTCCTGCAGGTCAGCGAACTCATCACAGCGCTCTCTGAACACAGACGCTctgcagaggagctgaaggaggtCCAGCCAGAGCTGCAGGAG GTGGGCGTTCCCAAAGTGCAGGAAGTGTCCAAACGAAAGAGAGGACGCCCGAGGAAGAGGGATCAGAGGGAAGGTTCAGAGGCTGCAGAGGTTCTCCCTGACGATACAGAATCAGATGTTCTCCATGGTGACGCAGAATCAGAGTCTAAAGGCGATGCAGATTATAACCCAGCGTCTGTGCTGCAGAGCCGGCAGAGCAAGCGTAAGATCCGTCCCCCGGTGAAGTACAAGAGCTACAGAGTGAGCGGAGAGGAAACGGGAAGTAGAGAGCCGGGGAAGAagggcaggaagaggaagtacCCTGCCACCGAGGCGCGCTGCGAGGACTGTGGGAAGGTGTTCAAAAACCACCTGTTCCTCAAGATCCACCAGAGGACGCACACAG GAGAGAAGCCGTTCCCCTGCCTGGTTTGTGGGAAGGCGTTTACCCAGAAGCACACGCTGCTGGTGCACCAGCGCATGCACAGCGGAGAGAAACCGTTCGTCTGCAACGTGTGCAGCAAGTCTCTGAGCACCAAACACGCCCTGCAGGAGCACATGCACCTCCACCAAG GAGGCAAGCCGTTCAGCTGTGATAAATGTGGGAAGTCGTTTACTCAGAAGCGGCAGCTGAAGAGTCATCAGAGAGTCCACACAG GCAAGTCTCTGCCAGAGTGCGCTCAGTGCCATCACAAGTTCCTGGACACGGCTCAGCTGAAGAAGCACCTGAGAACCCACACAG GTGAGAAGCCATTCACCTGTGAGATCTGTGGGAAGTGTTTCACAGCCAAGAGCACGCTGCAGACCCACATCCGGATCCACCG GGAGGAGAAGCCGTACTCCTGCTCCCTCTGCAGCCGCTCCTTCTCAGACCCCAGCGCCCGCCGCAGACACCAGGCCTCGCACTCCGGCAGGAAGCCcttcagctgctcctcctgcaaTCTTTCCTTCACCCGCCTGGACAACCTGAAGACCCACAGCAAGGCCCACAGCAAGGAGTGTCCCCAGCCCCCCTCAGACCCCCCCACGGACACCCAGCAGCAGGAG cgCGGCGTCCTGCAGCAGTACCAGCTCCCCCCCAGCTCCCAGCAGCAGATCCAGTTGGTGGTGACGGACGACCTGAACTTCGTGCCGGGTCAGAACCAGGAGATCAGCATCATCACcacggaggggggggggcggggcgGC GGGGCAGCAGGGGCGGCAGGCTCCCCCTCCAGCAGACTCACACTCCTCCCCCCGGGGAGCGTGGCCCTGGTGGAGCCTCATCACCTGCTGGAGGCCCCAGGTGAGGGGGTGCATGTCATCACGCTGAGCAAAGAGGCCCTGGATCAGCTGCAAGGCCACCACGGGCCCCCCCTCACACAGCCCATCTCCATCAGCCAGACCAGCGAGCagatccccccccaccacatcCAGGGACAGACATTTCAGATCCAGGCCGGGACCCTCTCCTACCTGTACCCCACCAACAGCTGA
- the ddo gene encoding D-aspartate oxidase produces the protein MGAVRVVVVGAGVVGLSTAVCIAEALPHCSVTLLGEKFSPDTTSDGAAGILFANHFPDVPVEQQRRWFRSSFDHLLHIAQSEDAPEAGVMLSSGWQIFRDVPADQTPYWADLVIGFRIMTERELQRFPEHRFGQAFTTIKCECSSYLPWLERRFRRAGGRVEQRRVQSLQDLSGSFDLIVNCSGLGARALGGDSGMQPVRGQVLKMAAPWLQHFIRDGDGLTYIYPGIQGATVGGTRQGGDWRLQVDEGDTRSILQRCNRLEPSLSRARVLSTWVGLRPDRRSPRVERELLRLQGRTVPLVHNYGHGGVGVTLAWGTALEALQLVQQSLQETQRNRAKL, from the exons ATGGGGGCTGTtcgggtggtggtggtgggggcaGGGGTGGTGGGGCTCTCCACGGCGGTGTGCATCGCGGAGGCTCTTCCCCACTGCTCCGTCACCCTGCTGGGGGAGAAGTTCAGTCCCGACACCACCAGCGATGGAGCCGCCGGCATCCTGTTCGCCAACCACTTCCCAG atGTTCCTGTGGAGCAGCAGAGGCGCTGGTTCAGGTCCAGCTTCGACCACCTGCTGCACATCGCTCAGTCTGAAGACGCTCCGGAGGCGGGGGTCATGCTCAGCTCCGG ctggcAGATCTTCCGGGACGTCCCGGCAGATCAAACCCCGTACTGGGCGGACCTGGTGATCGGGTTCAGGATCATGACGGAGCGAGAGCTGCAGCGATTCCCGGAGCATCGGTTCGGACAAGCCTTCACCACCATCAAGTGTGAGTGCAGCAGCTACCTGCCGTGGCTGGAGAGGAG GTTCCGGCGTGCGGGGGGGCGGGTGGAGCAGCGGCGGGTGCAGAGCCTGCAGGATCTGAGCGGCAGCTTCGACCTCATCGTGAACTGCTCCGGCCTCGGGGCGCGGGCGCTGGGTGGAGACAGCGGCATGCAGCCGGTCCGGGGCCAGGTCCTGAAGATGGCGGCCCCCTGGCTGCAGCACTTCATCCGGGATGGGGACGGCCTCACCTACATCTACCCCGGCATCCAGGGGGCCACCGTCGGGGGGACCCGGCAGGGGGGGGACTGGCGGCTGCAGGTGGATGAGGGCGACACCCGGAGCATCCTGCAGCGCTGCAACCGGCTGGAGCCCTCGCTGTCCCGGGCCCGCGTCCTCAGCACCTGGGTGGGGCTCCGGCCCGACAGGAGGAGCCCCCGGGTGGAGCGGGAGCTGCTGCGCCTGCAGGGCCGCACTGTCCCGCTGGTGCACAACTACGGTCacgggggggtgggggtcacGCTGGCCTGGGGGACTGCTCTGGAGGCCCTGCAGTTGGTCCAGCAGAGCCTCCAGGAGACGCAGAGAAACAGAGCCAAACTGTGA
- the sash1b gene encoding SAM and SH3 domain-containing protein 1 isoform X3: protein MRLCDGSVGSLGSLAEEYSQYYGTSLSDVCERMEELRRRKVVQEAEMGTVDSVTSLQLRSQLQESLGLSSNTSTPETERRFPVNKLSSEDGPGGKCDGRRKNKPFWQSFRKSQKGVTQQISKAGDDVGFVASEITMSDEERIQLMMMVKDNMISIEEALARLKEFEVQKRPPPCRTDQNPPPERTCSPYDLSDAEPEETLSFKRLHKLVTSSRRKRLVRVDDNTKTEESLRMRECLPPAGGASPLDSVCSALQDQLSLDSPSLTPSPSSSSLDTCSTSLPCREEGGIPMHQEEGATGEAGAGSEEEKRIARSVTEGEIRQKVLSLTGRACSFGGFDLSSRSLQSAVSEHTSEDGEGVRGRMKSPPTPRISLGKKVKSVRETMRKHISKRYHGSLSEQSSPDRLCSCPPTSQTDSLDKASLKPGGSVESLRSSLSGQSSISGQTVGTTDSSGTTDSSGSTRERVRSEMGEEGEDELPYRGPFCGRAVVHTDFTPSPYDSDSLKLKSGDVIEVISKPPMGTWMGMLNGKVGTFKFIYVDALNEEVEEVKPKKTLRRRRPRQPKPTSVEELLHRINLTEHLPTFLFNGYEDLETFQLLEEEDLDELNIRDPQHRAVLLTAVELLQEDDGSSDPERGGQVLQEKLMQRRGLTGDSPRDSGCYESNENLENGNENLENLEYLENGRDTQTFSSITENLLQPEEQEVHPHRCAATSCRAEVVFPPELSETLPPLSSPNTPQTSEESSRRSVSANSEARRLKLKSHKRGTQRQDV, encoded by the exons Atgaggctgtgt GATGGCTCAGTGGGGAGTCTGGGCTCTCTGGCGGAGGAATACTCTCAGTACTACGGCACCTCCCTCAGTGACGTCTGTGAGAGgatggaggagctgaggaggcgCAAAGTGGTGCAGGAGGCCGAGATG GGCACCGTTGACTCAGTGACCTCGCTGCAGCTGCGCTCTCAGCtccag GAATCCCTGGGGCTCAGCAGCAACACGTCCACTCCTGAGACGGAGaggag gTTTCCTGTCAACAAACTGAGTTCTGAAGACGGACCAGGGG GAAAATGTGACGGCAGGAGGAAGAACAAACCGTTCTGGCAGAGTTTTCGGAAGTCACAGAAAGGAGTGACGCAACAGATTTCTAAAG CAGGAGACGACGTAGGCTTCGTGGCCAGTGAGATCACCATGAGTGATGAAGAGCGGATCCAGctgatgatgatggtgaagGATAACATGATCTCCATAGAGGAGGCGCTGGCTCGG ctgaaGGAGTTCGAGGTCCAGAAAAgaccccccccctgcaggacgGACCAGAACCCCCCCCCAGAGAGGACCTGCAGC CCCTACGATCTGTCCGACGCTGAGCCGGAAGAGACTCTGAGCTTCAAGAGGCTCCACAAGCTGGTGACGTCGTCCAGGAGGAAGAGACTGGTCCGGGTCGACGACAACACCAAAACCGAAG agAGCCTCCGGATGAGGGAGTGTCTCCCCCCTGCAGGAGGCGCCTCTCCCCTGGACTCGGTGTGTTCGGCCCTGCAGGATCAGCTATCCTTGGACTCCCCCAGCCTCACCCCCTCCCCGTCCTCTTCCAGCCTGGATACATGCAGCACCTCCTTGCCCTGTAGGGAGGAGGGGGGTATTCCCATGCACCAAGAGGAGGGGGCCACAGGGGAGGCGGGGGCGGGCAgcgaggaggagaagaggatcGCTCGCTCTGTGACGGAGGGGGAGATCAGACAGAAAGTCCTCAGCCTCACAGGG AGAGCCTGTAGCTTCGGAGGTTTTGACCTGAGCAGCCGCTCCCTGCAGAGCGCCGTCTCTGAACACACG AGTGAAGACGGAGAGGGGGTCCGAGGCCGCATGAAGTCCCCCCCCACGCCTCGTATTTCTCTGGGTAAAAAGGTGAAGTCGGTGAGGGAGACGATGAGGAAACACATCTCCAAGAGATACCACGGCTCTCTGTCCGAacag TCGAGCCCGGACCGGCTGTGCAGCTGCCCCCCCACCTCGCAGACAGACTCTCTGGATAAAGCGTCTCTGAAGCCGGGGGGGTCTGTGGAGAGTCTGAGGAGCTCTCTGAGCGGGCAGAGCTCCATCA GCGGTCAGACGGTGGGCACCACGGACTCGTCGGGGACCACGGACTCGTCGGGCAGCaccagagagagggtgaggtCTGAgatgggggaggaaggggaggacgAGCTGCCGTACAGGGGACCGTTCTGTGGACGGGCCGTCGTCCACACCGACTTCACACCGAGTCCCTACGACTCCGACTCCCTCAAACTCAAG agcGGGGACGTGATCGAGGTGATCAGTAAGCCTCCGATGGGAACGTGGATGGGAATGCTGAACGGAAAGGTCGGCACCTTCAAGTTTATCTACGTGGACGCTCTGAacgaggaggtggaggaggtgaagcCGAAGAAGACCCTACGGAGGAGGAGGCCTCGGCAGCCGAAGCCCACGTctgtggaggagctgctgcaccGCATCAACCTCACC GAGCACCTCCCCACCTTCCTGTTTAACGGCTACGAGGACCTGGAGACCTtccagctgctggaggaggaggacctGGACGAGCTGAACATCAGAGACCCTCAGCATCGAGCCGTGCTGCTGACCGCcgtggagctgctgcaggaggacgaCG GCAGCAGCGACCCGGAGCGGGGGGGTCAGGTGCTTCAGGAGAAGCTGATGCAGCGCCGCGGTCTCACAGGAGACTCGCCCCGGGACTCGGGCTGCTACGAGAGCAACGAGAACCTGGAGAACGGGAACGAGAACCTGGAAAACCTGGAGTACCTGGAGAACG GACGAGACACACAGACTTTCTCCTCCATCACGGAGAACCTCCTGCAGCCCGAGGAGCAGGAGGTGCATCCTCACAGATGTGCAGCCACTTCCTGTCGTGCAGAAGTCGTCTTTCCTCCAGAGCTATCAGAGactctcccccccctctcctcaccAAACACACCCCAGACTTCAGAGGAGAGCAGCAGACGCTCGGTGTCTGCTAACTCTGAAGCCCGGCGGCTGAAACTGAAGAGCCATAAAAGAGGGACGCAGCGTCAGGACGTCTGA